One stretch of Anabrus simplex isolate iqAnaSimp1 chromosome 3, ASM4041472v1, whole genome shotgun sequence DNA includes these proteins:
- the LOC136866824 gene encoding uncharacterized protein — protein sequence MQIDCDEIASLLASQEEFLDATIYIGPPANPECSDENSGDERRESATINNLSGNQLRGEAELFLTKISDNGIEEENIGTVEKEVDDTSNTNTSEEAGIDENCLRVSKQQKLSHPILEVDITPKLERTWTRADILN from the exons ATGCAG ATTGACTGTGATGAAATAGCTTCTCTACTTGCATCTCAAGAAGAGTTTCTGGATGCAACCATTTACATTGGTCCACCAGCAAATCCTGAGTGTAGTGATGAGAATAGTGGTGATGAAAGACGTGAATCTGCAACAATTAACAATCTATCAGGAAATCAACTTCGTGGTGAGGCTGAACTCTTCCTGACAAAAATATCTGATAATGGCATTGAGGAAGAAAATATAGGGACTGTAGAAAAAGAAGTAGATGACACAAGCAATACAAACACTAGTGAAGAAGCAGGAATTGATGAAAATTGTTTACGAGTATCAAAACAACAGAAACTATCTCACCCCATATTGGAAGTTGACATCACACCAAAGCTTGAGCGTACATGGACTAGGGCAGATATTTTGAATTAA